In Coregonus clupeaformis isolate EN_2021a chromosome 7, ASM2061545v1, whole genome shotgun sequence, one genomic interval encodes:
- the LOC123491261 gene encoding beta-2-microglobulin-like isoform X2 yields MKTVLSVVAFCVVLVNINAKESPPKVQVYSRNPGEYGKDNTLICHVSGFHPPDISIQLLQNGEEIPDAKQTDLAFEQGWQFHLTKSVAFKPASGEEYSCRVRHLKNLKTYTWEADM; encoded by the exons ATGAAAACGGTTTTGTCCGTAGTTGCTTTCTGCGTCGTGTTGGTGAACATAAACGCAAAAGAAT CTCCTCCCAAGGTGCAGGTGTACAGCCGTAACCCAGGGGAATATGGGAAGGACAACACCCTGATCTGTCACGTGAGTGGCTTCCACCCCCCTGACATCAGCATCCAGCTCCTGCAGAACGGCGAGGAGATCCCCGACGCCAAGCAGACAGACCTGGCCTTCGAACAGGGCTGGCAGTTCCACCTCACCAAGAGTGTTGCCTTCAAACCAGCCAGCGGAGAGGAGTACTCCTGCAGAGTCCGCCACCTGAAGAATCTGAAGACctacacctggg AGGCTGATATGTAA
- the LOC123491262 gene encoding LOW QUALITY PROTEIN: beta-2-microglobulin-like (The sequence of the model RefSeq protein was modified relative to this genomic sequence to represent the inferred CDS: deleted 1 base in 1 codon), with protein MTTAPPKVQVYSRNPGGYGKDNTLICHVSGFHPPDISIQLLQNGEEIPNAKQTDLAFEQGWQFHLTKSVAFKPASGEKYTCRVRHLKNLKTYTWEPDM; from the exons ATGACCACTG CTCCTCCCAAGGTGCAAGTGTACAGCCGTAACCCA GGGGGATATGGGAAGGACAACACCCTGATCTGTCACGTGAGTGGCTTCCACCCCCCTGACATCAGCATCCAGCTCCTGCAGAACGGCGAGGAGATCCCCAACGCCAAGCAGACAGACCTGGCCTTCGAACAGGGCTGGCAGTTCCACCTCACCAAGAGTGTTGCCTTCAAACCAGCCAGCGGAGAGAAGTACACCTGCAGAGTCCGCCACCTGAAGAATCTGAAGACctacacctggg AACCAGATATGTGA
- the LOC121560573 gene encoding beta-2-microglobulin: MKSILSIVVLGLIYSAVESKESPPKVQVYSRNPGEYGKDNTLICHVSGFHPPDISIQLLQNGEEIPNAKQTDLAFEQGWQFHLTKSVAFKPASGEEYSCRVRHLKNLKTYTWEADM; the protein is encoded by the exons ATGAAGTCTATTCTGTCAATCGTTGTACTTGGGCTcatttacagcgctgtggagtcCAAAGAAT CTCCTCCCAAGGTGCAGGTGTACAGCCGTAACCCAGGGGAATATGGGAAGGACAACACCCTGATCTGTCACGTGAGTGGCTTCCACCCCCCTGACATCAGCATCCAGCTCCTGCAGAACGGCGAGGAGATCCCCAACGCCAAGCAGACAGACCTGGCCTTCGAACAGGGCTGGCAGTTCCACCTCACCAAGAGTGTTGCCTTCAAACCAGCCAGCGGAGAGGAGTACTCCTGCAGAGTCCGCCACCTGAAGAATCTGAAGACctacacctggg AGGCTGATATGTAA
- the LOC123491261 gene encoding beta-2-microglobulin-like isoform X1, whose protein sequence is MKTVLSVVAFCVVLGFINAKESPPKVQVYSRNPGEYGKDNTLICHVSGFHPPDISIQLLQNGEEIPDAKQTDLAFEQGWQFHLTKSVAFKPASGEEYSCRVRHLKNLKTYTWEADM, encoded by the exons ATGAAAACTGTTTTGTCCGTGGTCGCTTTCTGCGTCGTCCTGGGGTTCATAAACGCAAAAGAAT CTCCTCCCAAGGTGCAGGTGTACAGCCGTAACCCAGGGGAATATGGGAAGGACAACACCCTGATCTGTCACGTGAGTGGCTTCCACCCCCCTGACATCAGCATCCAGCTCCTGCAGAACGGCGAGGAGATCCCCGACGCCAAGCAGACAGACCTGGCCTTCGAACAGGGCTGGCAGTTCCACCTCACCAAGAGTGTTGCCTTCAAACCAGCCAGCGGAGAGGAGTACTCCTGCAGAGTCCGCCACCTGAAGAATCTGAAGACctacacctggg AGGCTGATATGTAA
- the LOC123491261 gene encoding beta-2-microglobulin-like isoform X3: MTTAPPKVQVYSRNPGEYGKDNTLICHVSGFHPPDISIQLLQNGEEIPDAKQTDLAFEQGWQFHLTKSVAFKPASGEEYSCRVRHLKNLKTYTWEADM; the protein is encoded by the exons ATGACCACTG CTCCTCCCAAGGTGCAGGTGTACAGCCGTAACCCAGGGGAATATGGGAAGGACAACACCCTGATCTGTCACGTGAGTGGCTTCCACCCCCCTGACATCAGCATCCAGCTCCTGCAGAACGGCGAGGAGATCCCCGACGCCAAGCAGACAGACCTGGCCTTCGAACAGGGCTGGCAGTTCCACCTCACCAAGAGTGTTGCCTTCAAACCAGCCAGCGGAGAGGAGTACTCCTGCAGAGTCCGCCACCTGAAGAATCTGAAGACctacacctggg AGGCTGATATGTAA